A window from Mycobacterium botniense encodes these proteins:
- a CDS encoding thiamine pyrophosphate-requiring protein, giving the protein MTAKNSADVSEAAADLVALLADEGVSHFFLNPGTDSAPLQEALAAARTAGTPAPQAVLCVHESVALAAAIGHHMIGGRPQAVMVHVDAGTLNLGCQIHNAQRNRTPVVVFAGRAPYTSVPQIRGHRDSHIHWQQEQLDQQAVMRAYGKWHMEVPRGRELAPIVRRAFQVAQSSPPGPAYVMLPREALMEPGSRPLPRRLTPAVPPGPDPGALERLAAILVAATKVVIVTARAGADPASASVLARIAELLGAPVVDQGDRRNLPSGHPLHSVGDPAPLESADTVLLVDSEVPWVPTQIAPPKDARVVQIDVDPIKPAMPLWCYPVEIALTADSRAALPLLEQALLRQATAELRQRWSGRRHAAEAEIAQRRHQAHRKAESSRSADAPDAMLAALNRALPEDAVVIEEAVTSRPAVSRQVSRAPGRFFDTGAPALGWALGGAFGAKLARPEAPVVAICGDGSFNFSVPTAALWSAHRYAAAFVTVVLNNHSYWASKQPVIDLYPDGASVQANDFAETQLTPDIDYVALAAACGGIGQVVHSPQDMEDAVQWALAEAGQGRCAVLDVHLPQP; this is encoded by the coding sequence ATGACGGCAAAGAATTCAGCCGACGTGTCGGAAGCTGCGGCCGATTTGGTGGCTTTGCTCGCCGACGAGGGGGTGTCCCACTTTTTCCTCAATCCCGGCACCGATTCAGCCCCGCTGCAGGAGGCGCTGGCGGCGGCACGCACAGCCGGAACGCCCGCCCCGCAAGCAGTGCTGTGCGTCCACGAAAGCGTCGCGCTGGCGGCGGCCATCGGCCACCACATGATCGGCGGACGACCCCAGGCAGTGATGGTGCACGTGGACGCGGGAACATTGAATCTTGGTTGCCAGATCCACAACGCCCAGCGCAACCGGACGCCGGTGGTCGTGTTCGCCGGGCGCGCGCCGTACACCTCGGTACCACAGATCCGCGGTCATCGCGATAGTCACATCCACTGGCAGCAGGAGCAGCTCGACCAGCAGGCCGTCATGCGTGCCTACGGTAAATGGCATATGGAGGTGCCGCGTGGCCGCGAGCTAGCGCCCATTGTGCGCCGGGCATTTCAGGTCGCCCAGTCCAGCCCACCCGGGCCGGCCTACGTCATGTTGCCCCGGGAAGCTTTGATGGAGCCCGGTTCCCGCCCGCTGCCGCGGCGGCTGACGCCGGCTGTGCCGCCAGGCCCGGACCCGGGTGCGCTGGAGCGTCTGGCAGCGATTCTGGTGGCCGCTACCAAAGTGGTGATCGTCACGGCACGAGCCGGTGCCGACCCGGCCAGCGCGTCCGTGCTGGCGCGGATCGCCGAGTTGCTGGGCGCGCCGGTAGTGGATCAGGGTGACCGGCGCAACCTGCCGAGCGGTCACCCACTGCACAGCGTGGGTGATCCGGCGCCGCTGGAATCTGCTGACACCGTACTACTTGTCGACTCCGAAGTGCCTTGGGTGCCCACGCAGATCGCCCCCCCTAAGGACGCGCGGGTGGTGCAAATCGACGTGGATCCCATCAAGCCGGCGATGCCGCTGTGGTGCTACCCGGTCGAGATCGCGCTGACCGCCGATAGCCGCGCAGCACTCCCGTTGCTCGAACAGGCGCTGCTGCGCCAGGCCACGGCTGAACTACGGCAACGATGGAGTGGGCGTCGGCACGCTGCGGAAGCTGAAATCGCCCAACGTCGGCACCAGGCGCATCGCAAGGCGGAATCCAGCCGCTCGGCTGATGCCCCAGACGCGATGCTGGCTGCCCTGAATCGCGCGCTGCCAGAAGATGCCGTGGTGATCGAGGAAGCCGTCACCAGCCGGCCCGCGGTGAGCAGGCAGGTGTCACGAGCACCGGGGCGTTTCTTCGACACCGGCGCGCCGGCGCTGGGCTGGGCACTTGGCGGCGCCTTCGGCGCCAAACTCGCGCGCCCCGAAGCGCCGGTGGTCGCGATCTGCGGCGATGGCTCGTTCAACTTTAGTGTGCCGACTGCAGCGTTGTGGTCCGCTCACCGGTATGCCGCCGCATTCGTCACGGTTGTGCTGAACAACCATTCCTATTGGGCATCGAAGCAGCCGGTGATCGACCTGTACCCCGATGGAGCATCCGTACAGGCCAACGACTTTGCCGAGACACAGCTAACACCCGACATCGATTACGTCGCGCTGGCAGCGGCGTGCGGGGGAATCGGCCAGGTTGTGCACAGTCCCCAGGACATGGAGGACGCCGTCCAGTGGGCACTCGCCGAGGCCGGCCAAGGCCGCTGCGCGGTATTGGACGTGCATCTGCCGCAGCCATAA
- a CDS encoding TetR/AcrR family transcriptional regulator, whose amino-acid sequence MVNAVSEARDHAVDSSPWSPREAELLEVTLRLLQEHGYERLTVDAVAATARASKATVYRRWPSKAELVLAAFIEGIRHVAVPPETGSLRGDLLRIGEKVCEHARQHASTIRAVLVEVSRNPALNEVMQHEFVDQRKALIHHVLRQAVDRGEIDSAVISDELWDLLPGYLIFRSIITGRPPTRRTVRALVDDVVLPSLTRPTR is encoded by the coding sequence ATCGTGAATGCTGTGTCCGAGGCCCGCGATCACGCCGTCGACTCTTCACCATGGTCTCCGCGGGAGGCTGAGTTACTTGAGGTCACATTGCGGCTGCTGCAGGAACACGGCTATGAACGGTTGACCGTCGACGCGGTGGCGGCCACCGCCCGGGCCAGCAAGGCAACCGTGTACCGGCGCTGGCCGTCGAAAGCTGAACTGGTGTTGGCCGCGTTCATCGAGGGTATCCGCCACGTCGCGGTTCCCCCCGAGACCGGCAGCCTCCGGGGTGATTTGTTGCGAATCGGGGAGAAGGTGTGTGAGCACGCCCGCCAGCACGCCAGTACCATCCGCGCTGTCCTGGTCGAGGTGTCGCGCAACCCCGCGCTCAACGAGGTGATGCAGCATGAGTTCGTCGACCAGCGGAAAGCCTTGATCCACCACGTGCTGCGACAGGCCGTTGACCGTGGTGAGATCGATAGCGCCGTCATCAGCGACGAGCTGTGGGATCTACTACCGGGCTACCTGATCTTCCGGTCCATCATCACCGGCCGGCCCCCGACTCGCCGTACTGTGCGAGCCCTGGTCGACGACGTCGTCCTGCCTAGCCTCACCCGGCCCACGCGATAA
- a CDS encoding MmpS family transport accessory protein, with amino-acid sequence MNGISITNVVRRGWMLLVAVVVVAVAGFGVYRLHGVFGAHHKTSAADGISNEIIPFNPKHVTLEVFGAPGTVATINYLDVNAEPKQVVDTPLPWRYEITTTLPAVVANVVAQGNGNSIGCRITINGVVKDERTVNEMNAYTFCLDKSG; translated from the coding sequence GTGAACGGGATTTCAATTACCAACGTAGTCAGACGGGGATGGATGCTGCTGGTCGCCGTCGTTGTCGTGGCGGTCGCGGGGTTCGGCGTGTATCGCCTGCACGGCGTCTTCGGAGCGCACCATAAAACGTCAGCTGCCGACGGCATCTCAAATGAAATTATTCCGTTCAACCCCAAGCATGTGACCCTCGAGGTCTTTGGCGCCCCGGGGACTGTCGCAACCATCAACTACCTGGACGTCAATGCTGAGCCAAAACAAGTCGTCGACACACCGCTGCCGTGGAGGTACGAAATTACGACCACGCTGCCCGCGGTCGTCGCCAACGTGGTGGCGCAGGGCAACGGCAATTCCATCGGGTGTCGCATCACCATCAACGGCGTCGTCAAAGACGAAAGGACCGTCAACGAAATGAACGCCTACACCTTCTGCCTGGATAAGTCCGGATGA